From a single Caloramator mitchellensis genomic region:
- a CDS encoding radical SAM protein, with protein MKGIRFVVTYSCNFMCSICRFKCAPFKKGFMPVDKFYEHFLSAFEEGYRDYIIIEGGEAFLDIARVYKYLKKIKNYCLKKYIVTNGYWGDIDIYYSVLNDLKKIGLNGLIIEYDYFHKPFIQEKTILNAIRSALCNNLNVTLRALLKTDNLSCIEDTMTIKNLKDIKDKFEDLNIIFETMEQQSLKGVLNKRWALEEKLILYDK; from the coding sequence GTGAAGGGGATAAGGTTTGTTGTGACATATAGCTGCAATTTTATGTGTAGCATATGCAGATTTAAGTGTGCACCATTTAAAAAGGGGTTTATGCCGGTTGATAAATTTTATGAGCATTTTTTAAGCGCTTTTGAAGAGGGATATAGGGATTATATAATAATTGAAGGCGGGGAAGCTTTTTTAGATATCGCAAGGGTTTATAAGTATTTAAAAAAGATTAAAAATTATTGTTTAAAAAAATATATTGTAACTAATGGATATTGGGGAGATATCGATATATATTATTCTGTATTAAACGATTTAAAAAAGATAGGACTTAATGGACTTATAATAGAGTATGATTATTTTCATAAGCCATTTATTCAGGAAAAAACTATATTAAATGCAATCAGAAGTGCTCTTTGTAATAATTTGAACGTAACGCTGCGGGCACTTTTAAAGACTGATAATTTGAGTTGTATTGAGGATACAATGACAATAAAGAATTTAAAGGATATTAAAGATAAGTTTGAAGATTTGAATATTATTTTTGAAACAATGGAGCAGCAATCGTTAAAGGGCGTTTTAAACAAAAGGTGGGCCTTGGAGGAAAAGCTGATTTTATATGATAAATAA